The following proteins are encoded in a genomic region of Sorangiineae bacterium MSr12523:
- a CDS encoding M20/M25/M40 family metallo-hydrolase, whose product MFARRFAAVSSLASLVLLAVACASKPPPAPKLTQAAPEPPPIRPLPEEAHLADLRQLTTSGENAEAYWSWDGRQLIMQAHGGDTGCDRIYRLPVSAPTPIPVSSGKGATTCSFFLPDDQEVIYASTHLGGEACPPKPDHSQGYVWALYDTYDIFKAKADGTGVQRLTDTKGYDAEGTVCKKDGSIVFTSVRDGDIDLYRMDKDGKNVRRLTTGVGYDGGAFFNDDCSKIVWRASRPRPGKELDDYKALLAKNLVRPSKLEIYVANADGSDPVQITYLNAASFAPFWHPSQKRILFASNFGDPKGREFDIWAVNVDGTSLERITYAGGFDGFPMFSPDGKSLAFSSNRATPPGKHDTNVFVARWVDSGGSIEPRAADRISTDIRWLADPEREGRGVGTKGLEASGAYLEEQFRTAGLAPAGDDGTYRQAFPVTTELKAGPDTKFVVGKAETKKEDFVVMGYSPPLADVKGNLVFANYGIVAKELGIDDYAKAKVKGAIAVVRRFVPESQKFTATDAKRRYGDIRQKAWAAKERGAKALIVVDDPAPPENAKADWKAPPDARLPSLEVEGHGDAGIPVLVVKRDAFAATMAKLKAKAKVGAQLKIALSEVKSNAFNVVARIDAGGEKLPGTVVVGAHYDHLGLGGQHSLAPGSNVPHVGADDNASGAATLLHVARTLAANKSMLRRDVVFVAFSGEESGILGSSYFVRAAKEGKKGALDPKSIVAMLNMDMVGRMRDNRIQVLGTETAREWSELVTAQCGIGAPLDCAMGGDGYGPSDHMSFYTAGIPVLHFFTGTHSDYHKPSDTPDKINYAGAARVGWLVADIARRVAVDEKPPTFQSGAQGPSPRGDMRSFNASLGTIPDYGGPGAGKKGVLLSGVRPGGAADKGGMKRGDIIVRLGTHEIGSVEDLMFVLNASKPGETVPAVVLREGKEVKLEVTFQENPRPR is encoded by the coding sequence ATGTTTGCCCGCCGTTTCGCCGCCGTCTCCAGCCTCGCCTCGCTCGTCTTGCTCGCCGTCGCGTGCGCCTCCAAGCCGCCGCCGGCCCCGAAGCTCACCCAAGCTGCGCCCGAACCACCACCGATCCGCCCTTTGCCGGAGGAAGCTCACCTGGCCGATCTGCGCCAGCTGACCACCTCGGGCGAAAACGCGGAGGCCTATTGGTCGTGGGACGGGCGCCAGCTCATCATGCAAGCGCACGGGGGCGATACCGGTTGTGACCGCATTTATAGGCTTCCGGTGAGCGCGCCGACGCCCATTCCGGTGTCCAGCGGAAAGGGCGCGACCACGTGCTCCTTCTTTCTGCCCGACGACCAGGAGGTCATTTATGCGTCGACCCACCTGGGCGGCGAGGCCTGCCCGCCCAAGCCGGATCACAGCCAGGGCTATGTCTGGGCGCTGTACGACACGTACGACATTTTCAAGGCCAAGGCCGATGGCACTGGCGTCCAGCGGCTGACGGACACCAAGGGCTACGACGCCGAGGGCACCGTCTGCAAAAAGGACGGCTCCATCGTCTTCACCTCCGTCCGCGATGGCGACATCGATCTCTACCGGATGGACAAAGACGGTAAGAACGTGCGCCGCCTGACCACCGGGGTCGGCTACGACGGCGGGGCGTTCTTCAACGACGATTGCTCCAAGATCGTCTGGCGCGCGTCGCGCCCACGTCCGGGCAAGGAGCTCGACGACTACAAAGCGCTTTTGGCGAAGAACCTCGTTCGGCCGTCGAAGCTGGAGATTTACGTGGCCAATGCCGACGGAAGCGATCCCGTGCAGATTACCTATCTGAACGCGGCGTCGTTCGCTCCGTTTTGGCACCCTTCGCAAAAGCGCATCCTCTTTGCGTCGAACTTCGGAGATCCGAAAGGGCGCGAGTTCGATATTTGGGCGGTGAACGTCGACGGCACGAGCCTCGAGCGCATCACCTATGCGGGCGGCTTCGATGGGTTTCCCATGTTTTCGCCCGACGGCAAGTCGCTGGCCTTTTCGTCGAACCGGGCCACGCCGCCAGGCAAGCACGATACGAACGTATTCGTGGCGCGCTGGGTGGACTCGGGCGGCAGCATCGAGCCGCGCGCGGCCGATCGCATCTCCACCGACATTCGATGGCTGGCCGATCCCGAGCGCGAAGGACGCGGCGTCGGCACCAAGGGCCTCGAGGCGTCGGGCGCGTACTTGGAGGAGCAATTCCGCACGGCGGGCCTCGCCCCCGCGGGCGACGATGGCACGTACCGGCAGGCTTTCCCCGTCACGACGGAACTCAAGGCGGGCCCTGACACGAAGTTCGTCGTGGGCAAGGCGGAGACGAAGAAGGAAGACTTCGTGGTGATGGGGTATTCCCCTCCCCTGGCCGACGTGAAAGGCAATTTGGTATTTGCCAATTATGGCATCGTGGCCAAAGAGCTGGGGATCGACGATTACGCGAAGGCGAAGGTCAAAGGGGCCATCGCCGTGGTGCGGAGGTTCGTGCCCGAGTCGCAGAAGTTCACCGCGACGGATGCCAAACGGCGCTACGGCGACATTCGGCAGAAGGCGTGGGCGGCCAAAGAGCGCGGCGCCAAAGCGCTCATCGTGGTGGACGACCCTGCGCCGCCCGAAAATGCGAAGGCCGATTGGAAGGCGCCTCCGGATGCGCGCCTGCCGTCGCTCGAGGTGGAGGGGCACGGCGATGCAGGCATCCCCGTGCTGGTGGTGAAGCGCGACGCGTTCGCGGCCACGATGGCCAAACTGAAGGCCAAGGCCAAGGTGGGCGCGCAGCTCAAGATCGCGCTCAGCGAGGTGAAATCCAACGCGTTCAACGTCGTGGCGCGCATCGATGCGGGCGGTGAAAAGCTGCCGGGAACCGTGGTGGTGGGCGCGCACTACGATCACCTCGGGCTCGGAGGGCAGCACTCGCTGGCACCGGGCAGCAATGTGCCGCACGTGGGTGCGGACGACAATGCCTCGGGCGCAGCAACGTTGCTGCACGTGGCGCGCACCTTGGCGGCGAACAAATCGATGCTCCGGCGCGACGTGGTGTTCGTCGCGTTCTCGGGCGAAGAATCGGGCATTCTGGGATCGTCGTATTTCGTGCGGGCAGCAAAGGAAGGGAAAAAGGGCGCGCTCGATCCGAAGAGCATCGTGGCGATGCTCAACATGGATATGGTCGGCCGCATGCGCGACAACCGCATTCAAGTGCTGGGCACGGAGACGGCGCGCGAATGGTCGGAGCTGGTGACGGCGCAATGCGGAATCGGCGCGCCGCTCGACTGCGCCATGGGCGGCGACGGCTACGGGCCGAGCGATCACATGTCGTTCTACACGGCCGGCATACCGGTTCTGCACTTCTTCACCGGCACGCACTCCGATTACCACAAGCCGAGCGATACGCCGGACAAGATCAATTACGCCGGTGCGGCCCGCGTGGGGTGGCTCGTGGCCGACATCGCACGCCGCGTGGCCGTCGACGAAAAGCCGCCCACCTTCCAGAGCGGTGCACAGGGCCCCTCCCCCCGCGGAGACATGCGCAGCTTCAACGCATCACTGGGGACGATTCCCGATTACGGCGGCCCGGGCGCAGGCAAAAAAGGCGTACTCTTGTCCGGCGTACGCCCCGGCGGCGCCGCCGACAAAGGCGGTATGAAGCGCGGCGACATCATCGTGCGCCTCGGCACCCACGAGATTGGCAGCGTGGAAGATCTCATGTTCGTCCTCAACGCCAGCAAACCCGGCGAAACGGTCCCCGCAGTGGTCCTCCGCGAGGGCAAAGAGGTCAAACTCGAGGTGACCTTCCAAGAAAACCCGCGCCCTCGGTGA
- a CDS encoding fatty acid desaturase, with product MWARLHGPTWLVALLTYGGWLALTYAHRTLPLPALVLLGGFVVAWHGSLQHETIHGHPAGAKWLGRALGTPPLALWLPYEIYRDSHRRHHATAHLTHPEHDPESLFCTRDAWRRMARWQRALFLTQTTALGRLALGPFVTIGRFLAEEAVLVVRGAPGRRAIWALHAVAVALVLGWAVGVAGMPLWKYLLAFVYPGTSLTLLRSLAEHRADTVRERRTTVVEAGWVFRLLYLNNNFHVLHHRAPHVPWFELPAMWRRERARIRGSHVVHSAGYLSLVRAHAVKPIIDLERL from the coding sequence ATGTGGGCGCGTCTTCATGGTCCTACCTGGCTCGTTGCACTTCTAACCTACGGCGGATGGCTTGCGCTGACCTACGCGCATCGCACGTTGCCGCTGCCCGCGCTGGTGCTGCTCGGCGGGTTCGTCGTGGCGTGGCACGGATCGCTCCAACACGAGACGATCCACGGTCATCCGGCAGGTGCCAAATGGCTTGGCCGCGCCCTGGGGACGCCGCCGCTCGCGTTGTGGCTCCCGTACGAGATTTACCGCGATAGCCATAGGCGCCATCACGCAACGGCGCACCTCACGCACCCGGAGCACGATCCCGAGTCGCTCTTTTGCACCCGCGACGCGTGGAGGCGCATGGCGCGATGGCAGCGCGCGCTCTTTCTCACGCAGACGACCGCGCTCGGGCGCCTCGCACTCGGTCCCTTCGTCACCATCGGTCGATTTCTCGCCGAGGAGGCGGTGCTCGTCGTGCGTGGTGCGCCCGGGCGACGTGCGATCTGGGCCTTGCATGCCGTCGCGGTGGCGTTGGTGCTCGGGTGGGCCGTCGGTGTGGCGGGCATGCCGCTCTGGAAATACCTTCTCGCCTTCGTCTACCCCGGCACCTCGCTGACGTTGCTGCGCTCGCTCGCCGAGCATCGCGCGGACACGGTGCGCGAGCGGCGGACCACCGTGGTCGAAGCGGGCTGGGTTTTCCGGCTTCTCTACTTGAACAACAATTTTCACGTGCTGCACCACCGTGCTCCGCACGTTCCCTGGTTCGAGCTGCCTGCCATGTGGCGGCGTGAGCGCGCGCGCATTCGAGGCTCGCACGTCGTTCACTCCGCGGGGTATCTTTCCCTCGTGCGCGCCCACGCGGTAAAGCCCATCATCGATCTCGAACGCCTTTGA
- a CDS encoding EamA family transporter: MSSRASTGWLLRLLAFAAIYIVWGSTFLAIRYTTATIPPLMAAGARVLVGGALLYGYLRARGVPAPSWRSWSMAFISGGLLFVGCHGVLGWASQRVPSGISALLTASISLWMVVLGALRARKMPNRWVALGLVLGFAGLLPLIRPDASHPGRAHVDVLASVALVLGALSWAAGSLYARGRLVPEAPLQAAAMQMLTGGVLLILVSGAVGEWSALDVSRVTERSIVSLAYLIVFGSIVAFGAYVWLLEQVSAASVSTYAFVNPVVALLLGWLFGGEGLSARTLLATALIVAAVAMITMASSRPAGARTRDA; the protein is encoded by the coding sequence ATGTCTTCACGAGCCTCCACGGGTTGGCTGCTACGCCTGCTTGCCTTTGCGGCGATTTACATCGTTTGGGGTTCCACCTTTCTTGCCATTCGATACACGACCGCGACCATTCCACCGCTCATGGCCGCCGGGGCGCGCGTGCTGGTGGGCGGCGCACTTTTGTACGGCTATTTGAGGGCGCGCGGCGTTCCGGCGCCGTCGTGGCGAAGTTGGTCGATGGCCTTCATTTCCGGTGGGCTGCTGTTCGTCGGATGCCATGGGGTTCTCGGATGGGCATCGCAGCGCGTTCCTTCGGGTATTTCCGCGCTGCTCACGGCGAGCATCTCGCTCTGGATGGTGGTCCTCGGTGCATTGCGCGCTCGGAAAATGCCCAATCGATGGGTGGCCTTGGGGCTCGTCCTCGGCTTTGCGGGGCTGCTTCCCCTCATCCGGCCGGATGCCAGTCATCCTGGTCGTGCGCATGTGGACGTGCTTGCGTCGGTGGCACTCGTCCTGGGCGCGCTCTCGTGGGCGGCAGGCTCGCTTTACGCGCGTGGCCGTTTGGTGCCCGAGGCGCCGTTGCAAGCGGCCGCGATGCAGATGCTGACGGGCGGTGTCCTTTTGATTCTCGTCTCCGGGGCCGTCGGAGAGTGGAGCGCGCTCGATGTGTCGCGTGTCACCGAGCGGTCCATCGTCTCGCTCGCGTACCTCATCGTCTTTGGATCCATCGTGGCGTTCGGGGCGTACGTGTGGCTGCTGGAGCAGGTGTCCGCGGCCAGTGTCTCCACCTATGCCTTCGTCAATCCGGTGGTGGCGCTTCTTCTCGGGTGGCTCTTCGGCGGGGAAGGCCTTTCGGCGAGAACGCTGCTGGCGACGGCGCTCATCGTGGCCGCCGTCGCGATGATCACGATGGCGAGCTCGCGGCCGGCGGGTGCACGGACGCGGGACGCGTGA
- a CDS encoding ABATE domain-containing protein, giving the protein MDRYVFDFLGGCTCLDFINTVSWRESETAAVERLSSYSDILSWAGAGGHLDRQQARRLRARAVSHPKEADTAYADGVRFRDALYRVIVAELEGKTSDPSDLAHMNALIAEAAAPRRLVPTDEGFVWRCDEANLRSPLWRIALSAADLLPSPDFARVRRCGLKDCGWLFLDTSKNKTRRWCRMDICGNRYKAQRFYERKRLAAARLGDE; this is encoded by the coding sequence GTGGACCGCTACGTATTCGATTTTCTCGGAGGTTGCACCTGCCTTGATTTCATCAACACGGTGAGCTGGCGCGAGTCGGAAACGGCGGCCGTGGAGCGGCTTTCGAGCTATTCGGATATTCTTTCGTGGGCCGGCGCCGGTGGTCACCTCGATCGGCAGCAAGCCCGACGGCTTCGTGCGCGCGCCGTGAGCCATCCCAAAGAGGCCGACACGGCGTACGCCGATGGGGTGCGGTTTCGAGACGCCCTCTACCGGGTGATCGTGGCCGAACTGGAAGGCAAAACATCCGATCCTTCGGACCTGGCCCATATGAATGCATTGATTGCGGAGGCCGCGGCACCGCGCCGCCTCGTGCCCACGGACGAGGGGTTCGTATGGCGTTGCGATGAAGCAAATCTGCGTTCACCGCTTTGGCGCATTGCGCTTTCCGCGGCGGATCTTCTGCCCTCGCCGGATTTCGCGCGCGTGCGCCGGTGCGGGTTGAAGGATTGCGGCTGGCTCTTTCTCGATACGAGCAAGAACAAAACGCGCCGTTGGTGCCGCATGGATATTTGCGGCAACCGCTACAAAGCGCAGCGCTTTTACGAGCGAAAGCGCCTAGCTGCGGCCCGGCTTGGGGACGAGTGA
- a CDS encoding PhnD/SsuA/transferrin family substrate-binding protein: MSHALANLGMYDGGDLTAANDELWTVIAEHLAARGIADVPACLTRGPLEDIWNERLLFGQTCGYPFISRLAGTLHVVGTPVYDWPGCEGATHRSFIVVATASSFRRLEDLAGSHAVINDPESNSGRNLFGDALASVGARAPFFGQVTVSGSHAQSLRDVAEHSADVAAIDNVSYAHILRAHPSLKEATRILHETRPSPALPFVTASQHRASVVFEAVREALRDVRTRGACRVLRLVGIEPLEREAYEITREFSARADKVFGPRA, encoded by the coding sequence TTGAGCCACGCCCTCGCCAACCTCGGCATGTACGACGGCGGTGATCTGACCGCCGCCAACGACGAACTCTGGACCGTCATCGCGGAGCATCTGGCCGCGCGCGGCATCGCCGACGTGCCCGCATGCCTCACGCGCGGGCCGCTCGAGGACATTTGGAACGAGCGGCTTCTCTTCGGCCAGACCTGCGGCTACCCCTTCATTTCGCGCCTCGCGGGCACGCTTCACGTCGTCGGCACACCCGTTTACGATTGGCCCGGTTGCGAGGGCGCAACCCACCGCAGCTTCATCGTCGTGGCCACGGCATCTTCGTTTCGCCGGCTCGAGGATCTCGCCGGCAGCCATGCCGTGATCAACGACCCGGAATCCAACTCGGGTCGCAACCTGTTCGGCGATGCGCTCGCCTCCGTTGGGGCGCGCGCGCCCTTCTTCGGCCAGGTCACGGTCAGCGGCAGCCACGCGCAAAGCCTCCGCGATGTGGCAGAACATTCCGCCGACGTTGCCGCCATCGACAATGTCTCTTATGCGCACATTTTGCGGGCTCACCCCTCTTTAAAGGAGGCGACCCGCATCCTGCACGAGACGCGTCCAAGCCCGGCGCTACCGTTCGTGACAGCCTCGCAACATCGCGCATCCGTCGTCTTCGAGGCCGTGCGCGAAGCCCTGCGCGATGTACGTACACGGGGCGCGTGCCGCGTTCTTCGACTCGTCGGTATCGAGCCACTCGAACGGGAAGCATATGAAATCACAAGGGAGTTCTCGGCGCGCGCCGACAAGGTCTTCGGCCCGCGAGCTTAA
- a CDS encoding alpha/beta fold hydrolase, translated as MTSKDGATSELQVFRAADEHAPVLLVIPAMGTAAGYYDKLGAAFAQRGVHAALFELRGIDTSSVRASRETDFGYGTLIEQDIPPAIDAVRALLPRAPLFLLGHSLGGHLAFLTLARGQLAHEVRGVALVASGLPYHAGWPGAGSPGIRVFARFMKATSMAVGHYPGERLGFAGREARTVISEWAHAVATGEFSFPTTWTGSVPPEQALARVECPVLAVSLARDKLAPSRSTELLLAKVPRCSVSRIRYQPEAGLPEAAGNHNRWPRWPDAVATHVSKWAIGLTRPASVHPPAASSPS; from the coding sequence GTGACCTCGAAGGATGGCGCCACGTCGGAACTGCAGGTGTTTCGCGCCGCCGACGAGCATGCGCCGGTGCTGCTGGTGATTCCTGCGATGGGAACGGCGGCCGGCTACTACGATAAATTGGGCGCCGCGTTCGCGCAGCGCGGTGTGCATGCGGCGCTGTTCGAGCTGCGCGGCATCGACACGAGCAGCGTGCGCGCCTCACGCGAGACGGATTTCGGGTACGGCACCTTGATCGAGCAGGACATTCCGCCGGCGATCGATGCAGTGCGGGCGCTGCTTCCGCGGGCGCCGTTGTTTTTACTGGGGCATTCGCTGGGCGGGCATCTCGCGTTTTTGACCCTCGCGCGCGGGCAGCTCGCGCACGAGGTGCGCGGTGTGGCGCTGGTGGCGAGTGGCCTTCCGTACCATGCGGGGTGGCCGGGTGCGGGCAGTCCGGGCATTCGCGTGTTCGCGCGCTTCATGAAGGCGACGTCGATGGCCGTCGGGCATTACCCGGGTGAGCGCCTTGGCTTTGCTGGGCGCGAAGCGCGGACCGTCATTTCGGAGTGGGCGCATGCGGTGGCGACGGGCGAGTTCTCCTTTCCCACGACGTGGACGGGCAGTGTGCCGCCCGAGCAAGCGCTCGCACGCGTCGAGTGCCCCGTGCTTGCCGTCTCGTTGGCGCGCGACAAACTCGCGCCGAGTCGTTCGACGGAGTTGCTCCTGGCCAAGGTGCCTCGATGCAGCGTCTCGCGCATTCGCTACCAGCCAGAAGCCGGACTGCCCGAGGCAGCAGGGAATCACAATCGATGGCCGCGCTGGCCCGACGCCGTTGCGACGCACGTGTCCAAATGGGCCATCGGCCTCACGCGTCCCGCGTCCGTGCACCCGCCGGCCGCGAGCTCGCCATCGTGA